The nucleotide sequence CGGCATCTACTACTGGCTGCCGAAATGGACCGGCCACATGTACGACGAGCGGCTCGGCAAATGGCACTTCTGGCTGTCGGTGATCGGCATGAACATCGTGTTCTTCCCGATGCATTTCCTCGGGCTCGCTGGCATGCCGCGGCGCATTCCCGACTACTCGCTGCAGTTCACCGAGTTCAACCAGATCGCGACGGTCGGTGCCTTCATGTTCGGATTCAGCCAGCTCATCTTCCTGGTCGTGGTCCTCAAGGCGATCCGCGGCGGCGTGAAAGCCCCGGCCCAGGTGTGGGAGGGCGCGGAAGGCCTCGAGTGGACGGTGCCGTCGCCGGCGCCGTATCACACCTTCGTCACTGCGCCGGTGGTCAAATGAGCGCGGAGCTCACGGGAATGGCCGACGACCGGCGCAAGGGCAAGCTCCGCACGGCCTTGCTGCTCGCGGCCTTCGCGCTCGGCCTGTTTGTTTTCACGCTTTATACGGGGCTCAAATAGGCCATGGTTCGCGGCAACGGGCGCATGCTGACCAAGCTCGTCGTCGTCGCGGTCGTGATGTTCGGCTTCGGCTTCGCGCTAGTGCCGTTTTATTACAAGATCTGCGAGGCGACCGGGATCAACGCCGGGGGCGAGCAGAGCCTGGCGAAGAACACGCAGATCGACACGAGTCGCTGGGTGACGGTCGAACTCGACGCGAACACCAACGGCGCATTGCCGTGGCGTTTCGCTGCCACCGAGCGTCGCGTCCGCGTTCACCCCGGTCAGCTCGTGCAGATCGAGTACGAAGTCGTCAACACGAGCACGCGTGCGATCGTCGGCCACGCGGTGCCGAGCTACGGCCCCGCGCGCGCGGCGAATTTCTTCAGAAAGATCGAGTGTTTCTGTTTCACGCCGCAGACACTCGCCGCCGGAGAAACACGGCGGATGCCGGTGATGTTCGTCCTCGACCCGACGATGGACCCCGAGGTGCATACCGTGACCTTGTCGTACACGTTTTTCGAGTCCGAGAAGGACGCGCAGGCCGCGCGCGGGAACCCGGGGCGTGCCTGAGCGCGGCAACCTCAAGGCCGCGCTCGCCGTGTTCTGGAGTTTCTTCGGTGTGCGCAAGCGCCGGGACTACGACACCGACGCGCAGAACCTGACGCCGGCCCAGGTCGTGATCGCCGGGCTGATAGGCGCCGCGGTGTTCGTGCTGTCCTTGTTGCTGCTGGTGTATGCGGTGATGCAGTTCGTGACGTGAACCAACCACAAGACGAGAAGAGGGGATGAGATGAGTCTGGCACAAACTGACAAGTATTATCTGCCGCAGCCTTCGATCTGGCCGTTCGTCGGCTCGGTCGCGCTGCTGTTGATGGCGGTCGGCGGCACGATGACGATGCGCGAAATCGACAACGGCGGATGGGTGCTGCTCGCCGGGCTCGCCGTCCTGTTCTACATGATGTTCGGCTGGTTCGGCGAGGTGATTCGCGACAGCGAGGCGGGACGCTACAACAGGCAGGTCGATTCCTCCTACCGCTGGTCGATGAGCTGGTTCATTTTTTCCGAAGTGATGTTCTTCGCGGCCTTTTTCGGTGCGCTGTTCTATACCCGTGTGCTCTCGGTGCCGTGGCTCGCCGACGCCGAGACCGGCAGCTTGCTATGGAAGGGCTTCGAGGCGACCTGGCCGACCGCCGGGCCCGGGCTTGCCCAGGACGGATTCGCCTTCACGCCCATGGGCGCATGGGGGATTCCCGCGATCAATACGCTGCTGCTACTGAGCTCCGGCGTGACGGTGACCTGGGCGCACTGGGGCCTGAAGAAGGGCAATCGCACCCAACTCATCCTCGGCCTCGCGATGACGGTTGCGCTCGGCGCCACGTTCCTCGCGTTGCAGGTGTACGAGTACCACCACGCCTATACCGAGCTGGGCCTGACGCTGGGGGCCGGCGTTTACGGCGCGACCTTCTTCATGCTCACGGGCTTCCACGGATTTCACGTGCTGGTCGGGACGACGATGCTGATCGTGATGCTGTTGCGTTCGATCGCTGGCCACTTCACCGCCGAACACCATTTCGCGTTCGAGGCCGTGTCCTGGTATTGGCACTTCGTCGACGTCGTGTGGGTGCTGCTGTTCATTCTGGTGTACTGGCTGATCTAGTGCGCGGCGCGGCGCTGTTCCGCCACGGTCAGCGCAGCCCGTTTTCCGGTATGAGGCCCAGGTAGTGGCCCAGCATGAGCAGGGCGAAAAGAATGAACGAGAGCGCGATGCGCACGGTGAGCATCTTGACCGTGCGGTCCGACTTGCCTTTGTCCTTGACGAGGTAGTAGAGGGCGCTCGCGAGGCTGGCCAGAATGAGAACGATCAGGAGTAGGGCAAGGACGCGCATGGTGGGATCCGCACGGGAAAATCGAAGTCTAGCCGGATTGTGGAGCATGCCTACTTGTCGAGTTTAGGGATGGGCAGATGGCAGTTCACGCCCGGCCGGTGGCCGACGGTGGCGGCTCTGTTTTTTTTCGCCTTGACGCTCTGGCTCGGCAACTGGCAGAGCGGGCGCGCTGAAACCAAGCGTGCGCTGCAGGCGCGTTACGACGCGGCTCTTGCCGAGGCGCCGCTGCGGCTCGGCGCCGCAACGGTCACCTCAGACAGCGTGCGCTATCGCAAAATCGAGGTTGAAGGCGTCTTCGACGCGGCACGGACGATACTGCTCGACAACCGGATCGCGCAGGGCGTCGCGGGCTATCACGTGCTGACGCCCCTGCTGCCGGGAGCCGGTTCACCTGGTGTCCTCGTCAATCGCGGCTGGCTCCCGGCCGGCCGGTCGCGCGCAGAGGTCCCGCAGCCCCCCACGCCCGCCGGCCCGGTGAAACTGCAAGGGATCGCGGTCGACCCCGAGACCCGCTACGTCGAACTCGGCAAGGCCACCACCGAGGGCCGGGTCTGGCAGAACCTCGATTTCGAGCGCTATGCCCGGCAAAGCGGCCTGCGCCTGCAGCCTATCCTGCTGTTGCAGACGACGGAACTCGACGACGGTCTTTACCGCGCGTGGCCGCGGCCCGACGCGGGCGTCGACATGCACGTCGGCTACGCCTTCCAGTGGTACAGTCTGGCGACGACGGTCGCCGTGCTGTGGGTCGTGATGAATGTCAAGCGTCGCCCCGCGCGCGGCGACTGAGTACGTGACCATCGCAAAACGCATGACCATGCAACCGACCCCCCGCGCCAAACTGCTGTTCCTGATCGGCATATTCGTCGTGCCGGTGCTGCTCGCTTATCTCGCCTATTTCGGCCTGCGGCCGACGGCGCACAGCAATTACGGCGATCTCTTGCCCGTCACACCGTTGCAGCACACGGGAGGCGTTTCCGGCGAGGGCGGGGCGTTCGACCTGACATCGCTGCGCGGCAAATGGCTGATGGTTCACGTCGGCCCCAGCCGCTGCGACGCCGCGTGCCAGCAGCAGCTTTACCTGATGCGCCAGATACGTATCGCGCAGGGCAAGGAACAATCGCGCATCGAACGGCTCTGGGTGGTGACCGATGGCGGCGCGCTCTCGCCCGCGCTGCTGCAGGAGCACCCCGGTCTTCACGTCTGGCGGCCGGACAGCGTGGCGTTCGTCGCGCAGTTCCCGGCGACCGTTCCCCGCTCCGCGCACATCTATCTCGTCGACCCGCTCGGCAACCTCATGATGCGTTTTCCCGTGCAACCCGCCCCCAAGGAAGTCATGAAGGATCTCAGGTTGTTGCTCAAAGCTTCGCAAATCGGTTGAGCGCGCACATGTCCGCCTATCGCAACCTCGCCCTGCTCGCGCTGATACTGACCCTCGGCGTCGTCAGCCTCGGCGCTTTCGTGCGCCTGTCGGACGCCGGGCTCGGCTGCCCCGACTGGCCCGGCTGTTACGGCAAGCTGACGCCGCATCACGCGGCCGAGGCGATCGACGCGGCGATCGCCGCACAACCGGACGGCCCGGTCACACACCTGAAAGCCTGGAAAGAGATGGTGCACCGCTATTTTGCCGGCACCCTCGGCATGCTGGTGCTCGGTCTGGCAGTCCTCGCGTGGCGCAGGCGTCGCGATACGCGCGGAGGACCGGCGCTGCCCCTGCTGCTGCTCGGGCTGATCGTGTTCCAGGCGCTGCTCGGGATGTGGACGGTCACGCAGTTGCTCAAGCCCCTGGTCGTGACCGCGCATCTGCTGGGCGGCATGGCGACCCTGTCGCTGCTGCTGTGGCTATGGCTGCGCGAGCGCGGCGACGCGAGCGCCGGCGATTCCGCACGCGTCGATCGCTTGCGTGGGAGCGCGGTTCTCGCGCTGGCGCTGGTCACGATCCAGATCGCGCTCGGCGGCTGGGTCAGCAGTAATTACGCAGCCCTCGCGTGCACCGATTTCCCGCTCTGCCAGGGAGCGTGGGCGCCAGCGATGGACTTCGCGCATGGCTTCACGCTGCAGCGCGAACTCGGTGAAACCGCTTCCGGAGAATTGCTCCCGCTCGCGGCGCTGACCGCGATCCACTGGACCCATCGCGTCATGGCACTGATCGTCGCGCTCTACCTCGCATGGCTGATCTCGCGGCTGCTGCGCACGCCGGGCTACGCCGGGCTCGGGATCGCGCTCGCTGCGCTCCTCGCACTCCAGGTGACGCTCGGAATCAGCAATGTGTTGCTGAGTCTGCCGCTGGGCCTCGCGGTCGCCCATAACACGGGCGCAGCGCTGCTGCTTGCAGCCGTTGTGTTGTTGAATTATCGCTTGAGGGGGAAATGACATGGAGTCCTTGATGATCCAGGGCGCCGCGTGTCGCTGCCAGCAGTTCCTCGCCCTGTGCAAGCTGCGTGTGGTGAGCCTGATCGTGTTCACGGCCGTGATCGGGATGTTTCTGGCGGTGCCGGCCTGGCCGAGTTGGACCACGATCTGGGCCGGGACTCTCGGAATCGGGCTCGTCGCGAGCGCCGCGGCCGCGTTCAACTGCCTGATCGAGCAGAAAATCGACGCCGTCATGGCGCGCACCCGCGCGCGCCCGTTGCCGCGAGGCGAACTGACCGGCACACAGACGCTCGTGTTCGCCGGCGTGCTCGGCGGAAGCGGTCTGCTTCTGCTCCATACCGTCGTCAATCCGCTCACGATGTGGCTGACGCTCGCGACCTTCGTCGGCTACGCGGTGATCTATACGGTTCTTCTCAAGCCCGCGACGCCGCAGAACATCGTCATCGGAGGCGCCTCGGGCGCGATGCCGCCGGTGCTCGGCTGGGCTGCGGCGACCGGGGAGATTCACCACGACGCCTTGCTGCTCTTTCTCATCATCTTCGCCTGGACGCCGCCGCATTTCTGGGCGCTGGCGCTGTATCGGCGCGAGGAATACGCGAGGGCCGGACTGCCGATGCTCCCGGTCACGCACGGCGAGGCCTATACGCGCCTGCATGTCCTGCTCTACACGCTGCTGCTGCTCGCCGTGAGTCTGCTGCCGGTCGGCACCGGGATGGCCGGCGCCCTCTACCTCGTCGGCGCGGTCCTGCTGGGAGCGCGTTTCATCCAGTACGGCTGGGCGCTCCACCGCGAATACAGTGACGCGCTGGCGCGCCGGACCTTCCGGTATTCGATCTGGTATCTTGCCGCCTTGTTCGCGATCATGTTGCTCGACCACTATTTCCCGATACCGGTATGATTTTTATGAGGATTTAAGCAATCTCTGGATATTCGGACAAGATTGTTTTATATTGTGCTTCTTCAATTGATCGTTGGGGCACGTATGATCCTCTCGCGAACGAGCCAGTACGCGGTGCAGGCGCTGATTTACATGGCGACCCAGCCCGACGCGACGCCGGTGCTGAACAAGGATATCGCCGCCAAACTGGGTGTGCCCGCCCCCTACCTCGCCAAGATCCTGCAGAGCCTCGCCAAGGGTAATCTGCTGTTTTCCTTCCGCGGCCGTCTGGGCGGCTTCTGCCTGCGCGAAGGGGGCGAAAAGATCACGCTCATGCAAATTTTCCTGCTGACGGAAGGCCCTGCGTTCACGCAGAGTTGCCTGCTCGGCCTGAAAAAATGCAGCGACGAGACCGCGTGTCCGCTGCATTTCCGCTGGGTTCCGGTGAAGAAGAAGATCATCGACCTGCTGCACGAGACGACGCTCGACAAGCTGGCGAAAGCCGTCGAGTCCGGGAAATACCGCCTCGCCGACGTTCCCGGCCTGCTGTTCGAACAGGTCAAGGCGTGACGCACTGGCTGCGCTACGCCCTCGTGGCGGCGGTCGTGGTCGTCGCCGGTTGCCAGCCGAAGCCGCAGGCGCCCGCGTTTCAGGCGACCGATATCACCGGCGCCGAGTTCGCGCGCGATTTCACGCTGACTGACCACAACGGGCAGGTGCGCAGCCTCGGCGATTTTCGCGGGAAGGCCGTCGCGGTCTTCTTCGGCTACACGCATTGTCCGGACGTCTGCCCGACGACGCTCTCGGATTTTGCCGCGGCGTTGTCGCAGCTCGGCCCGCAGGCGGAGCGCGTGCAGGTCATCTTCGTGACGGTCGATCCCCTGCGCGATACGCCGGATCTGCTCAAGCAGTTCGTGCCGGCTTTCCATCCGAGCTTCCTCGGTATGTACGCCGACGGCCCCACGCTCGAGCGCCTGGCGAAGGAATACAAGATCGTCTATCAGAAGACGGCGGAGAAGGCGGCCGACGACTATCTGATCGATCACAGTGCCGGCACCTACGTCTATGATCCGGCAGGCAAGCTCAGGCTGCTCGTCCCCTACGGCAGCAGCCCAGACGCGATCGCCCAGGACCTGAAAACGCTTCTCAGCACGTCCTGAAGGAGGCGGGCGCTTGTCGCGCCGGTCTCGTCTATCATATAATCCTTCGGTTTTAATATAAGCATATGCTGTTAAAGGACGCCGTGGAGTCGGCCGGCGTCGTTTCGGGTCAATTGGAGAGCGGTCGATGTCGGTAAGCACATATTCCGGAGCAGAGCAGTACAACTTTGATATCGTTAAGAAATTTGCCGTCATGTCGCTCGTCTGGGCGGTGGTGGGCATGTTCGTCGGCGTCTACATCGCCTCCGAACTCGCTTGGCCGTTTCTGAATTTCGATAGTCCCTATTTTTCGTTCGGCCGTTTCCGGCCCGTGCACACGAGCGCGGTGATCTTCGGCTTCGGCGGCTCGGCGCTGTTCGCTACCTCTTATTACGTGGTGCAGCGTACCTGCCAGACCCGCCTGATTTCCGACGGCATGGCGAGCTTCACGTTCTGGGGGTGGCAGACCGTCATCGTCCTCGCGGCGCTTTCCTACGTCATGGGCTACTCGCAGGGCCGTGAATACGCCGAGATGGAATGGCCGATCGACCTGCTGGTCGAGGTCGTCTGGGTCACCTATCTGATCGTGTTCGTCGGCACCATCATGCGCCGCAAGCAGCCGCACATCTACGTCGCCAACTGGTTCTACCTGTCGTTCATTCTGGCGACGGCGCTGCTGCACACCTTCAATAACCTGGCGATGCCGATCGACCTGTTCTCGATGAAGTCGTACAGCCTGTTCTCCGGCACCCAGGACGCGATGACCCAGTGGTGGTACGGCCACAACGCGGTCGGCTTCTTCCTGACCGCCGCCTTCCTCGGCATGATGTACTACTTCGTGCCCAAGCAGGCCGGCCGCCCGATCTACTCCTACCGGCTGTCGATCGTGCACTTCTGGGCGCTTTCCTTCATGTATATGTGGGTCGGTGGTCACCACCTGCACTGGACCGCGCTGCCTGACTGGACCTCCTCACTCGCCGCCGCGTTCTCGATCCTGCTCTTGATGCCCTCCTGGGGCGGCATGATCAACGGCATCATGACGCTGTCGGGTGCCTGGGACAAACTGCGTACCGATCCGGTCATGCGCTTCATGATCGTCGCACTGTCGTTCTACGGCATGTCGACCTTCGAAGGCCCGATGATGTCGCTCAAGGAAGTCAACGCCCTCTCGCATTACACCGACTGGACCGTCGGCCACGTGCACTCGGGCGCGCTCGGCTGGGTCGCCATGATCTCGTTCGGCTCGCTGTACCACATGATGCCCAAGCTGTGGGACACCAAGATGTACAGCCGCAAGCTGGTCGAATGGCACTTCTGGCTCGCGACCATCGGCATCGTCCTGTACATCGTCGCGATGTGGATCTCGGGCATCACCCAGGGTCTGATGTGGCGTGCGTTCGACGAGTTCGGCAACCTCCAATACTCGTTTGCCGAGTCGGTTGCCGCGATGATGCCTTTCTACGCGATGCGCGCGATCGGCGGGATGTTCTTCCTCAGCGGCGCCGCGATCATGGCCTTCAACATGTTCATGACCATTCGTCAGGGCAAGCGCGAAAGCGCGGCGCTGGAGGCCAAGCTCGCAGCCAAGATGGCTCACGCATGATTCTGGAAAGATAGACAATGAATTTCAATTTCAAGCACGAATGGGTTGAAACCAACATTGGCCTGATGGCCGTGTTGACCATGCTCGCGATCAGCGTCGGCGGCCTCGTCGAGATCGCACCGCTGTTCTTCATCGACAAGACGATCGAGAAGGTCGACGGCGTGCGGCCCTACACGCCGCTCGAGCAGCGCGGCCGCGACATCTACCAGCGCGAAGGCTGCTACACCTGCCACTCGCAGATGATCCGCCCGTTCCGCGACGAGAAGCTGCGCTACGGCCATTACTCGCTGGCGGCCGAATCGCAATACGACCACCCGTTTCAGTGGGGGTCGAAGCGCACCGGTCCGGACCTCGCCCGCGTCGGCGGCAAGTACTCGAACGAATGGCACGTGCAGCACCTCGTCGCGCCGCGCTCGATGGTCCCCGAGTCGGTGATGCCGAACTATCCGTGGCTGCTTTCCACGCCGCTCGACATCTCGGACACGGCCGATCGCATGAAGGCTTTGCGCAAGGTCGGCGTTCCCTATTCGCTGAGCCAGGCCGAGTACGACACGAACGTCGGCAAGTTCGGCGAGACCGTCGCCAAGCAGTTGCACATCCCGGACGCGCAGAAGAATCTCGTTGCGCAAGCGAACTTCGGCAACTACGACGGCGACCGTTCGGGGGTCTCTGAAATGGACGCGCTGGTCGCCTATCTGCAGGTCCTTGGCACCATGGTCGATTTCAGCAAGCATACCGACGACGCGTTCGTCGACGCCCGCTGAGCGGCGCGGCCGGGGCTTCGGATATGGAATGGTTGATGTGGTTTTCGAAAGCCGAGAACACCAAGCCCCTGGCCTTGATCATCTTTTTCGTCACCTTTATCGGCATTCTGATTTACGTCTACGGTAGCCGGAAGCGGAGCAAGCGGCTCGAGTCGTACCGCGACATACCGTTCCTCGACGATCAGGAAGGGCCGAAGGACAAGCAATGAGCGAGCAGAAACTACAATCCCAAACCGTACAAACGACTGGTCACGCCTGGGACGGCGACCTGCAGGAATACAACAACCCGCTGCCGGTGTGGTGGGTCTACACCTTCTACGCGACGGTGATCTTCGCCATCGTTTACTGGATCATTTATCCGTCGTGGCCTGTGGGCAAGGACTGGATCGGCGGCGCGTCGCAGATCAGCTACGTCAATAGTGCCGGCGAGACCAAGACGCACAGCTGGAACACCCGCGCGCTGCTGCTCGAGGATCTGAACCAGGCTGCCGCCGAGCAGAAGCCCTACTTCGACAAGGTTTCGGCGATGTCGTACGCGCAGATCGCCAAGGATCCGGAAATGAACGGGTTCATCCTGTCCGCAGGCAAGGCCTTGTTCGCCGACAACTGCGCGCCCTGCCACCAGGCGGGCGGGCAGGGCGTGCCCGGATTCTTCCCCAACCTCGCCGACGACGACTGGCTCTACGGCGGCTCGTTCGACAAGATCCACCAGACCATCACCGGCGGTCGGCGCGGCTACATGCCCACCTTCAACGAGGTCCTGTCGGGTGAACAGATCGACCAACTGGCCCATTTCGTCGCGAGCCTGTCCGGCACCGAGCACGACGGGGCGAAGGCGACCGCAGGGCGAGCGCTGTTCCAGGGTGAGGCCGCCGCCTGTTATTTCTGCCACGGGACCGACGCCAAGGGGCGGACCGAAATCGGTGCACCGAACCTGACCGACAATATCTGGCTGTGGGTCGATGCGCCGGCCGGCACCGGGGCCGCGGCCAAGGTTGGGGCGATCCGCAGCGTCATCGCCAACGGCGTCAACAAGGGCGTGATGCCGGCCTGGGGCGACCGTCTGACGCCCGAACAGATCAAGGTCCTGACGGTCTACGTACACGAGTTGGGCGGAGGTCAGTAAGACTCAGGCCGATGACGACCAAAGCCCCCGATCTCGGGGGCTTTTGTTTCCAGAGCAGCGAATCGCATACGCCATGCAAAAAGGTCTAGAAGAACAGGTCGGTCTCTACCAGAAGCGGATCCCGATCTTCACGCGTTCCGTGAAGGGGCCTTTCCGGCGCTTCAAGACCTCGGTGCTGGTGCTCGCCTACGCCGTGTACTTCCTGCTGCCGTGGCTGCCGTGGTCGCGGCTCGATGCGCCGGCGCAGGCCGTGCTGTTCGATCTTCCCGGACGGCGTTTCCTGATCTTCGGGCTGACCGTCTATCCGCAGGACGTGGTCTGGCTGGCGCTGCTGCTGTTCATCGCGGCTATCTTGCTGTTTTTCGTGACCGGGCTCTTCGGTCGCGCGTTCTGCGGCTACTTCTGCTTTCAGACCCTGTGGACCGATTTCTTCATCTGGATCGAGCACAAGATCCAGGGCGAGCGCCCGGCACGGGTGCGCCTCTATCGCCAGCCCTGGGATCGCGAAAAGCTGCTGAAGGTCGGAGGGACGCACGCGTTATGGCTGCTGGCCGCCTTTTGGACCGGCATCACCTTCGTCGCCTACTTCGCGTACGCGCCGCAGCTCGTGGTGGATTTCTTCGCCGGCGCCGCCGCACCGGCGGCCTACATCACGGTCACCATCCTGACCCTGTCGACTTACGCCGCGGCGGGCCTCATGCGCGAGCAGATCTGCACCTACGTCTGCCCCTACGGCCGCTTCCAGAGCGTGATGTACGAAGCCGAAACGCTTGCCGTGCATTACGACGCGAGGCGGGGCGAGGGCACGCGCGGCCGCGCCCCCGCGCGCGCGGGACAGCGCACGCTTGCCGAGCGCCATGAAAAGGGCGTGGGCGACTGCGTCGACTGCGGACTCTGCGTACAAGTCTGCCCGGTTGGCATCGATATCCGCGACGGCCTGCAATACAAGTGCATCTCCTGCGGCCTGTGCATCGACGCGTGCAACACGATCATGGACTCCTTCAGTTTTCCGCGCGGCCTGATCCGCTACGACTCGGAGAAGAACCTCGCCGCCGCCACGCCGACGAAGCCGAAGGCGGACTGGAAGCGTTTGAAGACGATCGGCTACGGGCTCGCCCTCGTGCTGATGAGTGCGTATCTCGTCTACAGCATCAGCACGCGCGGCAGCTTCGATCGCGCCGTCAACCAGATCCGCCAGCCGCTCTACGTCGTGCTCTCGAACGGCGACATCCGCAACCGTTACCAGATCCGCATCACCAACAAGTCGGGGCAGGACGAGACCTATGCGATCAGCGCACGCGGCATCCCGAGCGGG is from Thiobacillus denitrificans ATCC 25259 and encodes:
- the ccoG gene encoding cytochrome c oxidase accessory protein CcoG, whose translation is MQKGLEEQVGLYQKRIPIFTRSVKGPFRRFKTSVLVLAYAVYFLLPWLPWSRLDAPAQAVLFDLPGRRFLIFGLTVYPQDVVWLALLLFIAAILLFFVTGLFGRAFCGYFCFQTLWTDFFIWIEHKIQGERPARVRLYRQPWDREKLLKVGGTHALWLLAAFWTGITFVAYFAYAPQLVVDFFAGAAAPAAYITVTILTLSTYAAAGLMREQICTYVCPYGRFQSVMYEAETLAVHYDARRGEGTRGRAPARAGQRTLAERHEKGVGDCVDCGLCVQVCPVGIDIRDGLQYKCISCGLCIDACNTIMDSFSFPRGLIRYDSEKNLAAATPTKPKADWKRLKTIGYGLALVLMSAYLVYSISTRGSFDRAVNQIRQPLYVVLSNGDIRNRYQIRITNKSGQDETYAISARGIPSGALDLGNFREITVKPGHSGVVQASVRLSPEAAARTQNFELVIAPRGKPGEARTESVRFDSPRPRG